The following are from one region of the Neurospora crassa OR74A linkage group III, whole genome shotgun sequence genome:
- a CDS encoding SWR1-complex protein 5 produces the protein MAPTLELLAEDYASEEDSDFAPETAEAAGESSISDDDDEEAGEDAEKAKPEKRKRAAIEEAEDAGYDNSGDEAIIKKGEKRQKKTKTKLAADDEETGEGGLIKTRSQRAVEKEKRSTAAASGPVTIDVDALWAQMISEPVIPRTSTAKPDESADPANCDIAKSSSQQPETAKAKDPDSDLIKIKRTYNFAGKVHTEEKLVARDSAEAKLYLASLGENAPADGETAAEDESSSAKRMPRKAFRSVFEPITDANSAHRSDLNLSMASRLQAREATGNKAKKLNTVEKSKMDWAVAVDKMGLKDELELAGKSKDSFAARQDFLARSEMRREEEARRARMAQAGKT, from the exons ATGGCGCCAACACTAGAGCTTCTTGCAGAAGACTACGCGTCAGAGGAAGACTCCGACTTCGCCCCAGAAACTGCCGAAGCCGCGGGAGAATCATCAATAtccgacgatgacgacgaagaagccgGTGAAGATGCCGAGAAAGCGAAACCCGAGAAGAGGAAACGCGCTGCCATCGAGGAGGCGGAAGACGCTGGTTATGACAATTCTGGAGATGaagctataataaagaagggggagaaacgtcaaaagaaaacaaagacAAAACTTGCTGCCGACGATGAGGAAACTGGCGAGGGCGGTCTCATCAAGACGCGCAGCCAACGCGCTGTTGA AAAGGAGAAACGTTCAACAGCCGCCGCCAGCGGACCTGTTACAATCGACGTCGATGCCCTTTGGGCGCAAATGATCAGCGAGCCGGTCATACCACGAACAAGTACAGCGAAACCAGACGAAAGCGCCGATCCAGCGAACTGTGACATCGCGAAATCGTCATCCCAGCAGCCAGAAACAGCCAAGGCGAAAGATCCCGATTCCGACCTCATAAAGATCAAGAGAACCTACAACTTCGCCGGCAAAGTCCACACTGAAGAAAAGCTCGTTGCCCGCGATTCTGCCGAAGCAAAACTCTATCTCGCCTCTCTCGGAGAGAACGCTCCAGCGGACGGCGAAACAGCCGCCGAGGACGAGTCCTCCTCTGCCAAGCGCATGCCCCGAAAAGCTTTCCGGTCCGTCTTCGAGCCCATCACCGACGCCAACTCGGCGCATCGTTCCGACCTCAACCTGAGCATGGCCTCCCGCCTGCAGGCTCGCGAAGCCACGGGcaacaaggccaagaagctcaACACGGTCGAGAAGAGCAAGATGGACTGGGCGGTGGCGGTCGACAAGATGGGCCTCAAAGACGAGCTCGAGCTGGCCGGCAAGTCCAAGGACTCGTTTGCGGCGAGGCAGGATTTCTTGGCCAGGAGCGAGATGCgcagggaggaggaggcgaggagggcgaggatggcgcAGGCGGGGAAGACGTGA
- the gna-1 gene encoding heterotrimeric G protein: MGCGMSTEEKEGKARNEEIENQLKRDRMQQRNEIKMLLLGAGESGKSTILKQMKLIHEGGYSRDERESFKEIIFSNTVQSMRVILEAMESLELPLADQRVEYHVQTIFMQPAQIEGDVLPPEVGNAIEALWRDAGVQSCFKRSREYQLNDSARYYFDNIARIAAPDYMPNDQDVLRSRVKTTGITETTFIIGDLTYRMFDVGGQRSERKKWIHCFENVTTILFLVAISEYDQLLFEDETVNRMQEALTLFDSICNSRWFIKTSIILFLNKIDRFKEKLPVSPMKNYFPDYEGGDDYAAACDYILNRFVSLNQHETKQIYTHFTCATDTTQIRFVMAAVNDIIIQENLRLCGLI, encoded by the exons ATGGGTTGCGGAATGAGTacagaggagaaggagggcaaggCCCGGAACGAGGAGATTGAGAACCAGCTCAAGAGGGATCGCATGCAACAACGCAATGAGATCAAGATGCTTCTTCTGG GTGCTGGTGAATCCGGAAAGTCGACCATCTTGAAGCAGATGAAGCTTATCCACGAAGGAGGTTACTCGCGCGACGAGCGCGAGTCGTTCAAGGAAATCATCTTCAGCAACACTGTGCAGTCCATGCGTGTCATTCTCGAGGCCATGGAGTCCCTAGAGTTGCCACTCGCCGATCAGCGCGTCGAGTACCATGTCCAGACCATCTTCATGCAGCCCGCTCAAATAGAAGGTGACGTGCTGCCTCCTGAGGTTGGCAATGCTATCGAGGCCCTCTGGAGGGACGCTGGCGTCCAGAGCTGCTTTAAGAGGTCAAGGGAATACCAATTGAACGACTCGGCAAGATA CTACTTCGATAACATCGCTCGTATCGCCGCGCCCGACTATATGCCCAACGACCAGGACGTTCTGCGATCACGTGTCAAGACAACCGGTATTACGGAAACGACCTTCATTATTGGCGATCTTACGTACCGTATGTTCGATGTCGGTGGCCAGCGTAGCGAACGTAAGAAGTGGATCCACTGCTTCGAGAACGTCACCACCATTCTTTTCTTGGTCGCCATTTCCGAGTACGATCAGTTGCTTTTCGAAGATGAAACCGTCAACCGTATGCAGGAGGCCCTTACTCTGTTCGATTCCATCTGCAACTCCAGGTGGTTCATCAAGACATCCATCATTCTTTTCCTCAACAAGATCGATAGGTTTAAGGAGAAGTTGCCGGTCAGCCCGATGAAGAACTACTTCCCCGATTAcgagggtggtgatgactACGCTGCCGCTTGCGACTACATTCTCAACCGCTTCGTCAGTTTGAACCAGCACGAGACCAAGCAGATTTACACGCATTTCACATGCGCGACGGATACCACACAAATTCGTTTCGTCATGGCTGCGGTCAATG ATATCATTATCCAGGAGAACCTGCGTCTCTGCGGTTTGATTTGA
- the crf3-1 gene encoding SNF2-family ATP dependent chromatin remodeling factor snf21, protein MAGVQMPAAVAQHPQMVMAANMSGQQIQEVYARYQQLKKQGVPQNDPEFMKLHNIILAVSRRQQQQQQQQQMQRQQQQQQQQQQQQMAGGAVNGGQPGRAPGPQQTDGVSGAQIPKTPAAKPVGMPTGQPQGGVPYTKAQIQLLKDQIKAFQALSRNQGVPAALQKQLYEFRARRNSAQVAQAVSNASAAQTNSSTPTQDTPKTGSSNGQEEADSTPKARELKTVKLPLEAGLVKNSINYLEHGRRKNRLIIPGIFPTGVDFEQLRADREKIVFNRMSARYAELKSLPGNLAHWDTSKDEVVADDTAKRKAIIEMKKLALYSKQRALRDKVGKQMLHYDNLAMTTNRTMYRRMKKQSVREARVTEKLEKQQRDARENRERKKHVEFLQAVQNHKVEIQNVASIQRNKLQKMGRLMYAHHFNIEKEEQKRVERTAKQRLQALKANDEEAYLKLLDQAKDTRITHLLRQTDGFLHQLASSVRAQQREAAERYGDDLQNIPEEESDVDEDEESSRKIDYYAVAHRIKEEVTEQASILVGGTLKEYQLKGLQWMLSLYNNNLNGILADEMGLGKTIQTISLVTYLIEKKQQNGPYLVIVPLSTLTNWNLEFDKWAPSVAKIVYKGPPNTRKLQQEKIRRGEFQVLLTTYEYIIKDRPLLSKIKWFHMIIDEGHRMKNANSKLSATIQQFYSTRFRLILTGTPLQNNLAELWSMLNFVLPNIFKSAKTFDEWFNTPFANTGGQDKMELTEEEQILVIRRLHKVLRPFLLRRLKKDVEKDLPDKTEKVIKCKFSALQQRLYKQMVTHQKILVSDGKGGKTGARGLSNMIMQLRKLCNHPFVFDEVENQMNPTNTSNDLLWRTAGKFELLDRVLPKYKATGHRVLMFFQMTAIMDIMEDFLRFRGIQYLRLDGTTKAEDRSELLRLFNAPDSPYFMFLLSTRAGGLGLNLQTADTVIIYDSDWNPHQDLQAQDRAHRIGQKNEVRILRLISSASVEEKILERARFKLDMDGKVIQAGRFDNKSSETDRDAMLRTLLETADMAEVGEQEEMDDEELNMILARNEDELVTFQQLDDERARDPLYGTAPGCKGIPRLMAEKELPDIYLQEGNPIEEEEAVSLGRGARERTKVKYDDGLTEEQWLMAVDDDDDSPEAAAARKAARKERREQNRLKKMAILNNASGSVDASPSVSRASTEEVEVAPPTPKKRGRKPGSKNLEKRPREDGDDEPPVTKKRRGPGGRPKAVSNGDSRMSAEMRTKLQQSMRRIFDGLMNLEVEDDEPAEQLDGDKDEDEGPPTRLIIGPFVKLPPKREWPDYYLMITNPICMKDIEKKMKKEDYHSLSDMRKDLELLVRNCRTFNEETSMICIDANRIEAHFKDQFEKELNDHPELRTLEDPSSSTFSVGASSTKDGSVAPSTITNFTETPQPSSAPPVLAPAPTQPTRIKLVSSSTSYNNAASSSSAMTSAVNSMSVSQVMNGTSAADSEAGDED, encoded by the exons ATGGCGGGTGTCCAAATGCCTGCTGCCGTTGCGCAGCACCCGCAAATGGTCATGGCTGCCAACATGAGCGGCCAGCAGATTCAGGAAGTCTATGCG CGCTACCAGCAATTGAAGAAGCAGGGCGTCCCTCAAAACGATCCCGAGTTTATGAAGCTCCACAACATCATCCTGGCCGTATCCCGcagacagcagcaacaacagcagcaacagcagatgcaacgacaacaacaacaacagcaacagcaacaacaacagcagatGGCAGGCGGTGCCGTTAACGGAGGTCAGCCTGGCCGTGCCCCCGGACCCCAGCAGACAGACGGTGTCTCTGGAGCTCAGATTCCAAAGACGCCTGCTGCTAAGCCTGTCGGTATGCCAACTGGCCAGCCACAAGGAGGTGTTCCCTACACAAAGGCTCAGATTCAGTTGCTCAAGGATCAAATAAAGGCTTTCCAAGCGCTAAGTCGGAACCAGGGCGTCCCAGCTGCCCTTCAAAAACAACTTTACGAGTTCAGGGCTCGGCGCAACTCTGCTCAGGTTGCGCAAGCGGTATCCAATGCGTCTGCTGCTCAGACTAACTCCAGTACACCAACCCAAGACACCCCCAAGACCGGCAGCTCCAACGGTCAGGAGGAGGCTGATTCAACACCAAAGGCGCGTGAGCTCAAGACAGTCAAGCTGCCACTAGAAGCCGGACTGGTCAAAAACAGCATCAACTACCTCGAGCATGGGCGCCGCAAGAATCGCCTTATCATCCCTGGCATTTTTCCCACGGGTGTCGATTTCGAGCAGTTGAGAGCAGACCGTGAGAAGATTGTGTTCAATCGCATGAGCGCCCGCTATGCCGAGCTCAAGAGCCTCCCGGGTAACCTGGCGCATTGGGACACAAGTAAAGATGAAGTCGTCGCCGATGACACGGCTAAGCGCAAGGCCATTATcgagatgaagaagctggCTTTGTACTCCAAACAGCGAGCGCTGAGGGATAAGGTCGGGAAACAAATGCTACACTATGATAACCTTGCGATGACGACAAATAGGACAATGTACCGCCGCATGAAGAAGCAGAGTGTTAGGGAAGCCCGGGTTACCGAGAAGCTTGAGAAGCAGCAACGTGACGCGCGCGAGAATAGAGAACGCAAGAAGCACGTCGAGTTTCTGCAAGCGGTTCAAAACCACAAGGTGGAGATACAAAACGTCGCCTCAATTCAGCGTAACAAGCTACAGAAGATGGGTCGTCTCATGTATGCGCATCACTTCAACATCGAGAAAGAGGAGCAAAAGAGGGTGGAAAGGACGGCCAAGCAGCGTCTGCAGGCCCTCAAGGCCAACGACGAAGAAGCTTATCTCAAGCTGCTCGACCAGGCCAAGGATACTCGTATTACTCACCTTCTCCGCCAGACTGACGGTTTCCTTCATCAGCTCGCCTCATCGGTTCGTGCACAACAGCGCGAGGCCGCCGAGCGTTATGGCGACGATTTGCAAAACATCCCAGAAGAGGAGAGCGATgtggacgaggacgaagaaagTAGCCGGAAGATCGACTACTATGCCGTTGCGCACAGAATCAAGGAAGAGGTCACAGAACAAGCCAGTATTCTGGTCGGTGGCACTCTCAAGGAGTACCAGCTCAAGGGTCTGCAGTGGATGTTGTCGctctacaacaacaacctcaacggTATCTTGGCCGACGAAATGGGTCTCGGAAAGACTATTCAGACAATCAGTTTGGTCACATATCTCATCGAGAAAAAGCAGCAGAATGGACCGTACCTGGTTATTGTTCCGCTCAGTACGCTCACCAACTGGAACCTTGAATTCGATAAGTGGGCGCCATCCGTTGCCAAGATCGTCTACAAAGGTCCTCCCAACACCCGCAAGCTGCAGCAGGAGAAGATCCGCCGTGGGGAATTCCAGGTCTTGCTTACGACATACGAGTACATCATCAAGGATCGCCCGCTGTTGAGCAAGATCAAGTGGTTCCACATGATCATTGATGAAGGACATCGTATGAAGAACGCTAACTCGAAGCTGAGCGCCACCATCCAGCAATTCTACAGCACCCGATTCCGCTTAATTCTCACGGGTACTCCCTTGCAAAACAACCTTGCCGAGCTGTGGTCCATGCTCAACTTCGTCCTGCCGAACATCTTCAAATCAGCCAAGACCTTTGATGAATGGTTCAACACTCCTTTCGCCAACACGGGTGGGCAGGACAAGATGGAACTCACAGAAGAAGAGCAGATTCTCGTCATTCGTCGTCTGCACAAAGTGCTGCGGCCATTCTTGCTGCGTCGTCTCAAAAAGGATGTCGAAAAGGATCTGCCAGACAAGACAGAAAAGGTTATCAAGTGCAAGTTTTCGGCCCTGCAGCAACGTCTGTACAAGCAAATGGTTACCCACCAAAAGATTCTTGTCAGCGACGGAAAGGGAGGCAAGACTGGTGCCCGTGGTTTGAGCAATATGATCATGCAGCTCCGCAAGCTCTGCAACCATCCATTTGTGTTTGACGAAGTCGAGAACCAAATGAACCCGACCAACACCAGCAACGACCTGCTGTGGAGAACAGCCGGTAAGTTTGAGCTTCTGGACCGTGTGCTGCCCAAGTATAAGGCAACGGGCCATCGTGTCCTGATGTTCTTCCAAATGACCGCTATTATGGACATTATGGAGGATTTCCTCAGGTTCCGTGGCATTCAGTACCTCCGTCTTGACGGTACAACCAAGGCGGAGGACCGTTCCGAGCTCTTGAGGCTCTTCAACGCCCCTGACTCACCTTACTTCATGTTCCTTCTCTCTACCCGTGCCGGTGGTTTGGGTCTCAACTTGCAGACTGCCGATACAGTCATCATTTACGATTCGGATTGGAACCCTCATCAGGATTTGCAGGCTCAGGATCGTGCTCACCGTATCGGTCAGAAGAACGAAGTGCGTATCCTGCGTCTCATCAGTTCGGCCTCGGTTGAAGAAAAGATCTTGGAACGTGCCAGATTCAAGCTCGATATGGACGGCAAAGTTATTCAAGCCGGTCGTTTCGATAACAAATCGTCCGAAACCGATCGTGATGCCATGCTCAGGACTTTGCTTGAGACGGCAGACATGGCGGAGGTTGGTGAGCAGGAAGAGATGGATGACGAGGAACTCAACATGATTTTGGCCCGTAACGAAGATGAGTTGGTCACGTTCCAGCAGCTTGACGATGAAAGAGCTCGCGATCCGCTCTATGGTACGGCGCCGGGATGTAAGGGTATCCCTCGCCTCATGGCTGAGAAGGAACTGCCTGATATCTACCTTCAAGAAGGCAATCCgattgaggaagaagaagcggtcTCTCTCGGTCGTGGAGCTCGTGAGCGCACAAAGGTCAAGTACGACGATGGTCTTACAGAAGAGCAGTGGCTCATGGCagttgacgatgacgatgattcGCCGGAGGCTGCGGCGGCCCGCAAGGCGGCACGTAAGGAACGCCGTGAACAAAACAGGCTCAAGAAGATGGCAATCCTCAACAATGCTTCCGGTTCCGTGGATGCCTCACCAAGTGTAAGTCGGGCTAGTactgaggaggtggaggtcgCCCCGCCGACGCCCAAAAAGCGTGGTCGTAAGCCTGGCAGCAAGAATCTCGAAAAGCGCCCTagggaggatggtgatgatgaaccTCCTGTCACCAAGAAGCGTCGCGGACCTGGTGGCCGGCCCAAGGCGGTGTCGAACGGAGACAGTCGCATGTCAGCAGAAATGCGCACTAAGCTGCAGCAGAGCATGAGGCGGATCTTTGATGGGTTGATGAACCTTGAagtggaggatgatgagccTGCCGAGCAGCTAGATGGTGAcaaggacgaagacgaaggcCCACCCACCAGGCTGATCATTGGTCCTTTCGTCAAGCTGCCGCCTAAGCGTGAATGGCCGGATTACTACCTCATGATTACGAACCCGATTTGCATGAAGGACATCgaaaagaagatgaagaaggaggactaCCACTCACTTTCGGATATGCGGAAAGATTTGGAGTTGTTGGTGAGGAACTGCAGGACGTTCAACGAGGAGACATCCATGATTTGCATAGATGCAAACAGGATAGAG GCTCACTTCAAGGATCAATTCGAGAAGGAGCTGAACGATCACCCCGAACTCCGCACCCTCGAggacccctcctcctcaaccttctcCGTCGGAGCATCCTCAACAAAGGACGGCTCAGTCGCCccatccaccatcaccaacttcaCTGAGACTCCGCAACCATCGTCGGCACCTCCCGTGCTAGCGCCAGCACCGACCCAACCGACCAGGATCAAGCTCGTGTCCAGTTCAACGTCTTACAACAACGCCGCTTCCTCGTCCAGCGCAATGACATCAGCCGTGAACAGCATGAGCGTCAGCCAGGTGATGAACGGTACCAGCGCGGCGGACAGCGAAGCCGGAGATGAAGATTAG
- a CDS encoding WD repeat protein has translation MSDSDSDDYLVEQPQLAPDDPMRAYVPLSFGKTSREANIAAQIERARRQVETPAAPKKGDRKKDDDSDNDSDDDDDDDDDSDDESEDESDRFPVSHELVLKTHERAVTSVSLDPAGGRLLTGSLDGTIKLHDFSAMTPTTLRAFRSVDPWESNKSSATTDSHPIQRAEFCPTSGSHFLCVTAHPQAKIMSRDGDILTEFVKGDMYLRDMHNTKGHVGEITTGTWHPSDPNLCVTAGSDSTLRIWDVNNKRSQKEVIVFKSKAAGSAGRTRMTSVVWGASGQGSNPVLVAAALDGSLVMYSGNGPFTRPAAEIREAHKPDTWTGGIDISADGRMVVTRGGDGLIKLWDTRKFKEPLVKVEHPSTSDRFPMTNIRYSPDSRSIITGSASGHLHILNPGNLRPEHVTPITPGIPIIVVEWHPKLNQIITGSANAETRILFNPEKSFRGAVEVMSRAPKKRHIDDDPNLTMDQSLGLSADSIVTPGASVPKPKGKRGGGTGSGTRGPQVQQITPFMRSQPDEKHISENIPLSKMLHEDPREALLKYAEVAKKDPMFTKAWKETQPVTQYADVSEGEEEGEGPDRKKVKR, from the coding sequence ATGAGCGATAGCGACAGTGATGACTACCTGGTTGAGCAACCGCAACTTGCCCCAGATGACCCCATGCGCGCATATGTGCCGCTGTCCTTTGGCAAAACAAGCAGAGAAGCCAATATCGCGGCGCAGATAGAAAGGGCGAGGCGACAGGTAGAGACACCAGCAGCGCCAAAGAAAGGCGACCGCAAGAAGGATGACGATAGTGACAATGacagcgacgatgatgatgacgacgacgacgactcagACGACGAGTCCGAAGACGAGAGCGATCGGTTCCCCGTATCCCACGAGCTTGTACTCAAGACACACGAACGCGCCGTGACAAGCGTGTCCTTGGACCCGGCCGGCGGTCGACTTCTTACGGGTTCCCTCGACGGGACAATCAAGCTGCATGACTTTTCTGCCATGACGCCAACAACACTACGGGCTTTCCGGAGCGTTGATCCGTGGGAGTCCAACAAGTCATCAGCTACCACCGACTCGCACCCGATTCAACGCGCCGAGTTCTGCCCTACTTCGGGCAGCCACTTTCTCTGCGTGACAGCGCACCCCCAAGCCAAGATCATGTCGAGGGATGGCGATATCTTGACAGAGTTTGTCAAGGGCGATATGTATCTTCGCGACATGCACAACACAAAGGGTCACGTCGGAGAGATTACAACAGGCACATGGCATCCCAGCGACCCCAACCTTTGCGTTACTGCTGGCTCGGACAGCACGCTAAGAATTTGGGACGTCAACAACAAGAGAAGCCAAAAAGAGGTGATTGTTTTCAAATCGAAAGCTGCGGGATCGGCTGGTCGGACCAGAATGACATCGGTAGTATGGGGTGCCTCTGGCCAGGGGAGCAATCCGGTTCTTGTGGCGGCCGCTCTGGATGGTTCGCTGGTCATGTACAGCGGTAACGGTCCCTTCACGCGACCAGCGGCAGAAATTCGCGAAGCACACAAGCCAGATACATGGACAGGCGGTATCGATATCAGCGCGGATGGAAGAATGGTGGTTACAAGAGGAGGTGACGGCTTGATCAAGCTATGGGACACGCGCAAGTTTAAGGAGCCCCTCGTCAAGGTCGAGCACCCGTCAACATCGGATCGCTTCCCCATGACCAACATTCGCTACTCTCCGGACTCGCGATCGATCATCACTGGTTCTGCATCCGGCCACCTCCACATCCTCAACCCGGGCAACCTCAGACCCGAACACGTTACGCCCATCACGCCCGGTATACCaatcatcgtcgtcgaatGGCACCCCAAGCTCAACCAAATCATTACCGGTTCCGCCAACGCTGAGACCCGCATTCTCTTCAACCCCGAAAAATCCTTCCGCGGTGCCGTTGAAGTCATGTCCCGCGCGCCCAAGAAGCGACACATTGACGACGACCCCAACCTCACGATGGACCAGAGCCTCGGCCTCTCCGCCGACTCCATCGTCACCCCCGGGGCCTCGGTACCGAAACCCAAGGGGAAGCGTGGCGGCGGCACCGGCAGCGGCACCAGAGGCCCCCAGGTGCAGCAGATCACGCCCTTTATGCGCAGCCAGCCGGACGAAAAACACATCTCGGAGAACATCCCGCTCAGCAAAATGCTGCACGAGGACCCCCGAGAGGCGCTGCTCAAGTATGCGGAGGTGGCTAAGAAAGACCCCATGTTTACCAAGGCGTGGAAGGAGACGCAGCCGGTTACGCAGTATGCGGATGTGagtgagggagaggaggagggggaggggccGGATCGGAAGAAGGTTAAGAGGTAA